From Zea mays cultivar B73 chromosome 3, Zm-B73-REFERENCE-NAM-5.0, whole genome shotgun sequence:
TATCATTGTGCTAGTAGCTGCTTATTAGGCAAAGCTCAATTACGCAGCTAAGCCAGTTGATATGCATAAAAGGGAATGATTACTCTTAAACCGGACGCACTGGCGCTTTCTGCTTTTTTTTAAAGGAATGCTATGAAAATTGGTACGTACGTAGTACTACTACTATGCATATcagtttttttcttcttcttttttttcttatACATATATCAGTATACCAGTCTGTATATATGTACACACACTTCGTTCTTCAGCTACGACGTACAATACTGCTACACCCCATGGGCTGCGGGAACTGTTCGTGAAAAGTGACGAGATGAGGCAGCACTGTGGTAGATATTCTTGCGAGTAGTGGCAATGTCACCCTCACACTTTTCCTTGTACTGCCATTAATCCCAATTTGTCCTTATTTATCTGTTtaccctctctttctctctcctcggcCGGGCCCTTTTTTTTCTTTGCAACATACACCACCACAATATTCTTCAACACTCTCACCTCCTCTCATTCAATACTGTCTCTCAGCCTTTTTTTTTCATAGTGTGTGCGGCCGATCTATGCACCTCACCTTTCCCTTGCTGCAGTTGGAGGAAGTGTGCTGCAGGTGGAAGAAGAGAGGGGAGAAGCTGGTTCCCCTCTCCATATCTCTCCTCCCCAGCTCCCTCCCCCTCTCATAGATCGATCACACAGCCTGCAGGCACAGACAAGAGTTAGGCTGTTCTACCTGATCATATGACCCTCCAGCAATTCTCTCATCCACACACAAACTGAAGCAAGAATTATTGCTTATCTATATCCTGTCTGTCCTTTCCTCTAtttcccccctcccctttctattTCCATTGTGCAGCTTGTTATTAGTAGATAGCAGTGGATCGATGTGTGATGGAGGAaacaagctagctagctagctaccaGCTGAAGCAGCAGGGAGAagaaggatagagagagagagagagagagaaaacatcTTCTTCATCCATAGTCTCGGCCTTTCTTCACCAGGTCGTCTGCAGATCTGTCTCCTGTGACCTTCCAGAGGTGAGGATGAGCAGGTCTCTCTAGCTCACTGCGCTACATGCCCATGTATGAGAAGTTCTATTTTAGAAGACAAAAAGGCTTTGATCTGCAGTCTTCGTTCTCGTCTTCTGGGTTCTGGCCTTCTCTTGCTTGGCAGTGGCACTATTATTATATTATCTAtggttcttgagatttgagcaaaTAAAGATCGCCTTTTTTTCCTTTAAAAAATCTGTGCTTCTTGTGCCGTATCATCATACATGCACACCCACGCATTTGTACAGTGGATCATGCATCCTCCATTTGTGTTCATGATCATGCTGTTGATTTGCACTGCTCCCTTTATCAATAATTTTCCGCAGATGAGAAATCTACAGTCTCATTATTGTCCCCTCTTTCTTTGTCCCAAGGTAAAAAGGGAAGAACAGAACTTCCCCATTTTTCCCAAAGATTGCACATGCATAGCTGGCTGGATCAGAGCACATCACACTCCGAAACCCTAATCTTCTCCCTCTCCTCGTGCCTTTCCCAGAACAATATATAATCCTCCGTCCAAGAAAACCCTAGCCCTAAGATTAGTATCGAAAGATCGCGATGCATATTATTCACAGCTCAGCCACCACACCACCATATGTAGAGATAGATATACGTATATTTCTTTGGGAAAAAACGGATAATAATCCAACTAATTAATCAACGTTTTTCTACTGATTTATTCGCAGGCCAAGCTAGGCCAGGAAGGAAAAATGGCGTCCCCGTCGAGCACCAGCAACAACTCGGCCTTCTCCCCTGTGGCGGCGTCGGCCGGGACGACGATGCCTGGTGCCGGGGCGCCGTGCGCGGCGTGCAAGTTCCTGCGGCGCAAGTGCCTGCCGGGGTGCGTGTTCGCGCCCTACTTCCCGCCGGAGGAGCCGCAGAAGTTCGCCAACGTGCACAAGGTGTTCGGCGCCAGCAACGTGACCAAGCTGCTGAACGAGCTGCTGCCGCACCAGCGGGAGGACGCCGTGAGCTCGCTCGCCTACGAGGCCGAGGCGCGCGTCAAGGACCCCGTCTACGGCTGCGTCGGCGCCATCTCCGTGCTGCAGCGCCAGGTCCACCGCCTCCAGAAGGAGCTGGACGCCGCGCACGCCGAGCTCCTCCGCTACGCCTGCGGCGACGTCGCCGCCGGCATCCCCACCGCGCTCCCCGTCGTCAGCGCCGCCCCCAGGCTCTCCACGGCGCCAATGACGACGACGAGCCCCGGCCAGTTCGCCGCCGGCATGTACGGCAGCGGCAGGAGGCTTGGGGTCGTCGACGGACTAGCAGCGCCACCGCTGCCTCcgtcgggcggcggcggcggctgctacTTCATGCGGAACCACCACAACAACGTCGTCATTAGTAGCTCCCCAGGCGCTGACGTGGCGCCCGTCCTGCCTTACGCTTCCGTGGCTAATTGGGCGGTGAATGCCATCAGCGCGTCGACGACCACCACCTCCGGATCAGAGAGCATTGGGTTGGATCACAAGGAAGGGGGAGACAGCAGCATGTGAAGTGAAGGGGAAGCGCTGCGCTGCCGTGAATGGTAAGGCGCTGTTTCTTTCTCTCTGAGTAATTAAGTTTAATCCTGCACGGCGGCCATGCCCATGCATGATGTATAGCTACTGTATGTGCTAGCTAGTTTGTGTGTTTTAATTATATACATATATAGCTGTTCTTATCTGTGTGTGCGTTGCTTTGCTTATTACTATGCTTGTGTAGTGTGTTGTGCAGTGAtgtattactctaatccttgttaAGATGTGGAGGCGACGACATGGATTTGAGCCCTTTGACCTTAATGAGCTGTGGGATCGGACGGCGGAGTCGGTGAAGGAAGGAAGGAAGGAAGCTTCAGGGGGGGGGGGGAGACGATGTCATGGGAGCCCAATCGATCTCAGCAGGTTGATTAAGAGCTAAGGAgcaatctatctatctatctatctacctACCTTTCGCTATATATATCTATATAGCCGACATGAATTATATATATCGACTGCATCTATCCCCTTTCTGCATGTTGTGCAAACCAATACTTTGGAGTACTAAATGTAATCGAGCCGAGATCTTgatctctcttcttttcatgATTAATTCTTCGTTCTCGCA
This genomic window contains:
- the ra2 gene encoding ramosa2, with translation MASPSSTSNNSAFSPVAASAGTTMPGAGAPCAACKFLRRKCLPGCVFAPYFPPEEPQKFANVHKVFGASNVTKLLNELLPHQREDAVSSLAYEAEARVKDPVYGCVGAISVLQRQVHRLQKELDAAHAELLRYACGDVAAGIPTALPVVSAAPRLSTAPMTTTSPGQFAAGMYGSGRRLGVVDGLAAPPLPPSGGGGGCYFMRNHHNNVVISSSPGADVAPVLPYASVANWAVNAISASTTTTSGSESIGLDHKEGGDSSM